In the genome of Phycisphaerales bacterium, the window GAACAAAAAGCATTCGGCTCGACGCAGGTCCGCCTGGGCCCGATGTTCTAGTGGGGCAGCGGATGGCCCTGACCGGTCGCTTAGCGCAATCTTAACGCCTTCTTTGGGGTGCCCAAATTCCCCGAATCGCGGGCCGCGCTTCCATTGCTGCGAATACACAAGCCGCCCCAGAAGCCGAGGGCGAAGGAGATTCCGGCATGGCAACGACGATTCGCAATTGGACTGTTGGTCTGGCCGCCACCGTGGTCGGCGCCTCGGCGCTCATGGCCGCCGGCCCCGAGATCGACAGCAAGCTGCCCACCTACCGCCCCACGAGCGGCGTGTCGGGCAACATCAAGAGCATTGGCTCGGACACCATGAACAACCTCATGACCCTCTGGGGCGAGGAGTTCAAGGCGTTCTATCCGGCCGTCCAGATCGAGGTCGAGGGCAAGGGCTCGTCCACCGCGCCGCCCGCTCTCATGCAGGGTCAGGCCCAGTTCGGCCCGATGAGCCGCCCGATGAAGTCCTCGGAAATCGACGAGTTTGAGAAGCGTTTTGGCTACAAGCCCACGGCGCTCCGCACGGGCATCGACGCCCTGGCCGTCTTCGTCCACAAGGACTGCCCCCTCGACGAGATCTCGATCCAGCAGCTCACCGACGTGTTCTCGGTGGCCGGCGACAACATGACCTGGGGTGACCTGGGCGTCAGCGATCGGGCCTGGGCCAACCGCCCGATCAGCCTGTACGGCCGCAACTCGGCATCGGGCACCTATGGCTACTTCAAGACCGTGGCCCTGCAGGGCAACGACTACAAGAACACCGTCAAGGAGCAGCCCGGCTCGTCGGCCGTGGTGCAGGGCATCGCCACCGATCGCTACGCCATGGGCTATTCGGGCGTGGGCTACGCCACTGCTGGCGTGAAGATGCTCCAGGTGTCGCTCGACGGCGGCCAGTCCTTCCCGCCTTCGGCCGAGTATGCCAACTCGGGCGAGTACCCGCTGGCCCGCTTCCTGTACCTGTACGTGAACGCCGACCCGGTGAAGGGCATCGACGACCCGATTCGCGCCGAGTTCATCAAGCTGATCTTCAGCAAGCAGGGCCAGGAAGTCGTCCTGAAGGATGGCTACTTCCCCGTGTCGGCCGGCGTGGCCCGCGAGGACCTCAAGGCCTGCAAGCTCGATCCCAAGTTCTAATCAGATCTTGAGCCCAATGGCTTGAACTCTGATCCTGCC includes:
- a CDS encoding PstS family phosphate ABC transporter substrate-binding protein, whose protein sequence is MATTIRNWTVGLAATVVGASALMAAGPEIDSKLPTYRPTSGVSGNIKSIGSDTMNNLMTLWGEEFKAFYPAVQIEVEGKGSSTAPPALMQGQAQFGPMSRPMKSSEIDEFEKRFGYKPTALRTGIDALAVFVHKDCPLDEISIQQLTDVFSVAGDNMTWGDLGVSDRAWANRPISLYGRNSASGTYGYFKTVALQGNDYKNTVKEQPGSSAVVQGIATDRYAMGYSGVGYATAGVKMLQVSLDGGQSFPPSAEYANSGEYPLARFLYLYVNADPVKGIDDPIRAEFIKLIFSKQGQEVVLKDGYFPVSAGVAREDLKACKLDPKF